A section of the Lepus europaeus isolate LE1 chromosome 19, mLepTim1.pri, whole genome shotgun sequence genome encodes:
- the LOC133747606 gene encoding binder of sperm protein homolog 1-like, with amino-acid sequence MYKYKKEVTGSKRNEMNFSFHLYFSDSIIHFPEVEDGRCVFPFQYRKETFHDCISFNARHKWCSLNETYMGYWKYCTKADFAKCVFPFWFRRMIYWNCTQDGNDFGKKWCSLTQNFNKDQLWKYC; translated from the exons ATGTACAAGTACAAGAAGGAGGTGACAGG GTCTAAGAGAAATGAGATGAATTTCAGCTTCCACCTTTATTTTTCAGATTCTATAATTCACTTTCCAGAGGTGGAAG aCGGCCGCTGCGTCTTCCCGTTCCAGTACCGGAAAGAGACATTCCACGACTGTATCAGCTTCAACGCGAGGCACAAGTGGTGCTCTCTCAACGAGACCTACATGGGCTACTGGAAGTACTGCACCAAGGCGG acTTCGCCAAGTGCGTGTTCCCATTCTGGTTCAGGCGCATGATCTACTGGAATTGCACCCAGGACGGGAACGACTTCGGGAAGAAGTGGTGCTCGCTGACCCAGAACTTCAATAAGGACCAGCTCTGGAAGTACTGCTGA